In Lycium ferocissimum isolate CSIRO_LF1 chromosome 3, AGI_CSIRO_Lferr_CH_V1, whole genome shotgun sequence, the genomic window CGTTATTTAACAGTTAAAAATTACCCATTCTATCTTCAAAATAACCAGTTTCATCAAAGTTTTTGTAGGAGTTTCCCCATGTAGAATTTAcatgtttattcattttctttcttaagaTCAAGTTTGTTCGCCGATTTTAACTAGTAATCCTCTTTAGAAATCAAAGAAAACGACCCATGATCACAATGCTATGTACAGGATCACGgctttttttccttctcattttctcttccaTTCTTTTTCCATGCACCCTTGGAGGGTGTGAgtctaattttcttttatccaaacaccACCATTTCAGGTACTCAACTTCCTTTTTCCCCTCGATCGATGATAGTCAATAAAATTATTGTAACAATACAAAAAGTATATTAGCATGGTCCCTACGTAACAATGATCTGCACAAATCCAGAAATAGGAGTAAACAAAatttaggacaaaaaaaaaaaaagaactttctATGTTTAAAGTATTATTTGTtcatctttttataattttattattattctatttgttgggatttttatgttttggttTGGGAATGATTAGCTGAattttaaaggggggagaatgaaCATAATGTGGTCCACTCTTGGGGTACAAAAAGCATTATTGCTGAAAGTCCGAATGGTCAGCTTTCATCACTTATCTTGGCTGCCAACAGAACAAACAGAAAAGATCCTCTCAATGATTACAACAAATATAGCGGTGGATGGAACATCAGTGAGCCCCATTACTGGGCTGTAAGTACTCAAACTTTTACTTTTGTTTCGAAATTACTACAAGTGAATTTGGTATACATATTGTATTTGAGTTGAGGGAGATTATATATTTGGAATACCACCTTCTGAATGGTATTATCCAACTTTTGAATGTATAGTTAGAACTTATATGAACATGCATAGGGAAAAGATATCTATGATAAAATATTATGCATGCATCTGTATAACTTCCTATTCATTATTTTTGGAACTTATATTTGTGAGAAGGAAGCGTAAAAAACTTGTGTCTCCATTCTTGAATATGCACAGAGGAGAGGAAAGGAAGAAcagtcagaaaaaaaaaaaaaacattctctGTTCTATAATGGAATAACATGGATTAAGGATACTAATTCTCTTTTCCGTCTATACTTTCCTTTAATCCcttaattcaatttttatttttcttcttttcctttgttgTGATTACTCCGGAGTTAGACATGCATTCTGTGTCTTTGAATTCGAGTTCAAACCAATTGGTTATTGTTTATTTGGATCAGTTACTGCCATTTCATTTTGGGTATTTAACATAGTATGATTGCGAAAAATGTGTTATTATCATACCTTAGTTTTTACTTCATCAGGCACTATGAAAAAGGTCCATGCCATCATTGTCTGAGAGATACTATTGTCAAATGATTCAGTCATGGACTATAAAACATTTTGGACGCCAGAATGTAGATACTTCTACCTGAAATAAGATGTTAAAGTCATACTATCCTACCATTGATAAGAAAAGAATTGCTATTAGAGTGTCATTCTGGTtatagttgttgttgaagctGAAATTCACAATATTTGACGAGCTAGAGAGAAACAATTTTGCCtttcatcaaaagaaaaaagaaattctttTTTGTGGCTTCAAATATTACTTTTTCTTGATCAATCCATGTTGATGATTTAGACCTTACATTTAGGAGTCTGGagccaaaagggtataaaaatacacggtataaactaaaagggggcggccaaaaatttatataccaaaaggggtataacgtggatcagcccacgttataccccaactttttttttttaatttgtcagATTCAGcagacagaaaaaaaaaaaaaaaaattgcgtaaaacgtggagggatccacgttttacaaaatatatttgtataacgtggagggatccacgttttacaaatatattttgtaaaacgtggatacctccacgttatacaaatatatatttgtaaaacgtggatccctccacgttatacaaatatataattgtataacgtggatgcCTCCACGTGCATTGTTACTGAATTAAAGGAGAAAGATTAGATTATTTTGGTTTGTTATTGATTGTGAGTGAATTTACTGAGTGTTTTGGTTTTGTATGTAAGGTAGTTTACTGGTTCCAAAAGTTTACAGGAAAACCTGTTGCTACTGGTCTTGTAATgtatttgactattgtttcaaTGAATTTGTTCAGTTTTGAGCTTTTGttgattgagaaaaataaacaaaaagacaATCTTTTTAAGGGCTTAATGAGACAGAACTAAATGCCATGGGACATGAGTTCATCCAACCAGAAAAACACCAGTTATACAATTTGCATGTCTATTCTGTCTATCTGGCAATTGGTTAAATACTTAAATCTGCTTGACAAGATCAATAAATTGCTGAAACCGATATGCATTTCATATAATCGCATGAGGTTGATTCTACTGTTCTTCCGGGAGGACCCTATGGTTGTTCTAGGGCATCAAGTTAGTGATCTAGTTGTAATTACCGGTTTCGTGGTGGTTTCCGTGATTGCTGTTTGGTTCACGGGAATTTTAAACAAGTTGATGATTGGTTtagggattggagttttggttTCAGTGATTCATGGAGGTTTGAGGAATCCAGAAGGTTTGTTTGTGGACGAAGATGATACCGTTTCTACTGGCTTGATTTCAAATGGTGAAAGAGGATAGGCAAATTTCACTTACTTGTCaagattattttgatttttttttttttttggtttgttttttGTTGATTCTGTAAGGTTGACGTTTGACCTGAGAGTTGTGTTCATAAGATACCAcgttatacaaatatatatttgtataacgtggaggtatccacgttttacaaaatatatttgtaaaacgtggatgcctccacgttatacaaatatatatatatatatattttttttttttttttttttttttttctgctttaatcgacaaattaaaaaaaaagttgaaataacgtgctgatccacgttatacccctttttggtatataaatttttggccacccccttttagtttataccgtgtatttttatacccttttggctccggactcttACATTTAGGTTGATGAAACCtacattatatttttatacccttttggctccggactcttACATTTAGGTTGATGAAACCTACATTATAATGTGCAGACATACAATTTGCTTTGCTATGCTAGAAAGGCTTCTTACACAGAGAAAAATTAGGTGAGTTGCAAGTGTTTCagatattattataataaaatttcaaatatttggcTGCATTTTAGTTCTAGATATTTCTGATTGTCATGATCTTTCGACAATAAAACAATGTTAAAGTCTTTTAGCAAAAACGATATCCACATAGTTTATCTTGTCTATCTACAGTCTTTTAGGTCTTTTTAGGGAAAATATGTCCATGTCCAcagaggaatatatatatatatatatatatatatatatatatatatatatatatatatatatatatattacatacaGCTAAACAACATTTCTGCACGACGATTTTAGTTGCAATATTTCAATTTGTGAATAATTTCTCatgctataatttttttttctctgcaGTCTGTGGCATTTACTGCGACTCCATTCTTTATCGCTGCGCTGATTTGGTTTGTGATTTTTGGGCTATGCTTAATGCTCATCTGTctttgctattgttgttgtagaagAGAACTGTACGGTTATTCTCGAATAGCCTATGCTCTCTCCATCGTATTCCTCATACTTTTTACCATTGCTGCAATGTAATTATCTCTCTCTTACTCTCTCTCTCCCTTGCATAAATTTACATGCTCATGCTTGTTTACACACAATGAAATCCACTAACATAGACAAATTGGCGCACGCAGGAATCTTTGTAACTGGTGTTGACATTTACTTAAATAAGAAGaatattactaataaataaTGTATTACTATCACATTTTCCACAATGACAGAGCCTTGAACCAGTGGTTTAATTGAATCTTAAGCTAGATGCGCTGTAGGGTTCAACTCTACTTAAcctcatattttaattaaaaacacTCGTTCAAAGGTAAAACAAAAGTTAACGTCAAAGGTTGAGGTTCGAACACcttggaggaaaagttatgtGCTTCACCAAAGGACTTGAAGCATTCTTTGTTATGCAAACGGTGTCATTTCGAGATATTCTCTAAACTGTtcataattttaatatattaatttAGCAAAATTTTCCACAAAGTTGTATCATCATCCAGCGTGCAGCATCCGCGCACTCACCCTTTACCCATATTCCCATGCAGAGACAAGCATGTAATACATTTACTTAATCTCTATTCTCATACTTTATTCTCAAACTTGTATCTTAATTTGATTAATGTGCAGCATAGAGTGTGTCAGTTTATACATCTGCCAGGGAAAGTTTCATAAGAGTACAATCAACACGTTCGGATATGTGGTGCATCAGGCAGATATCACAGCTGATAATCTCAAGAACGTATCTAGTTATCTAGCAGCTGCCAAACAGATTACAGTGGATCAAGCTTTACTCTCTTCTAATGTTCAAACAGATATAGATGGCATCCAAACCAAGATTAATTCTTCTGCTAGTATCCTCTCTACTAAAACAGAAGATAATAAAGATTATATAGAGCTGTCATAAAATCTGTGTAAGTGAATGGCATTAATTACATATTTTCTTTTGCCTTTCATACCTTTAAAACATATGAAACCTGACTATATCTTTAAAACTTATGAAACTTGGCTCATCGCATCAGTTGGATCTGCCTTATGAATCCTTCTTTCTCCAGGAACTATGAACTGTTATTAGTGTCTTTTAAATCACCTTATTCCATGTATGTTTACATAATATTAGCACCACTCAATTAATTAGGAGTTATTTCTTTAAGCAGTGGCCGAGCTCTTCCTTtgcttatttttccatttattcttttggcactCTTCTTCTCTACATTCTCAGTTAGCTACCCTTTTTTTGTTAATATGTTGCATCTTTGTTTCTATTTCAACTTGCACAACTGCAAATATATCTTAAAAGCTTAGGGTTCTAAAATGTTTGTAGTAATTTTTTTGGCTCTTATCATTCTATCTACTATTATGCTCTTGTTGACATTTCTTGGATTTGGTATGCTTTCTTGGAGAATTATATTAGCTTTAGTATATCagtatattttaaaatcataatttttctAACAAATGTGCTATGATCTTTTCTCCTTCCAGTATTTTCAGTATTTGGCATGCAGGCTTTTGTTTACATGTGGGTGAATATGACGCGATCCTATGTGGTTCTTTTTACCTGTATTTCCATTTCTTGTCTATGTACTTCTTTCTCAATTCTCAAAGAATGATCACGTTTTGTTTGTGCAGCTTAGTAGTTGTTGGATGGATTCTTGTCACTGGGACCTTAGTTCTATGTGGGATATTTCTTGTGCTCCACAAGTAAGCTCTCTTATCGCCAAATAATGTTGTCTTAAATCCTTATACAAAAACAATTGGATTGGGGATGATGCCAAATATTAGAACCATTTTGTGGTCGATTTGCATGTCTTTGTTGATGTAATGGGCTTTAAGTCGTGTATCTTCTTTCTTCAAGAAACTTCGGACGTTCATATCATTGATGCTTCGTAGTCTTCTTTAAAATTACTTCTAAATATGTTTATTCTTTTGTTATTATCTATCTGGTTTAATTTGTTCAAATCTAGTTTTTCTCGTATACGCTAAATTATTTTCTGCTCGAACGTCTCAGTGTGACCGCAGACACTTGTGTAGCAATGGATCAGTGGGTCCAAAACCCAACTGCTCATACTGCTTTCGATGATATATTGCCTTGTGTGGACAATGCCACTTCAGAAGAGACCTTAATGAGAAGCAAGGAAGTCACTTTTGAACTGGTAAATGTTGTTAACCAAGTCATCACCAATGTCTCCAACATCAATTTCACGCCAGCCTTTGCTCTCTTGTACTATAATCAATCTGGACCTGTTATGCCAATCCTTTGCAATCCGTTTAACCTTGACTTGACTGAACGAGCTTGTAGTCCTAGTGAAGTGGACTTGAACACTGCTTCAGAGGTACACCTTAAGCGCTCTTTCTTGAAAAACTTGAATCATaaagataatggtcaaaaacacacttgaactatcatttttttttttttttgcaagtttcacacctcaactatcattTATTCCCTTTTTATACCTAAACTAccaccatctatgtattaaaacacacctagtTGGacagatggtgatagttcaggtaggaaaagggaaTAGTTAATAGTTGTCCTagatgtgttttaatacatatatgGTGATAGTTCCGGTTGGAAAAGGGAACACCTGATAGTTGAAGTGTGACACTCGCAAAAAATAATAGTTCAAGCGTGTGACCATTATCTCTAAAGAATAGTCTATTATCCACATTTGATACAAAGTGTGTAAACTCATTCCTGAATCATGCAGGTGTGGAGTAAATATGTTTGTCAGGTTTTCTCAAATAGCATTTGTGCCACAACAGGCCGTTTAACTCCAGCAATTTACAACCAAATGACCGCAGCTGTGAATGTGAGCTTTGGATTGTATCATTATGGTCCATTCCTTGTTGACTTGGTAGATTGTAATTTCGTAAGACAAACTTTTAGTGACATATATAGCAGATATTGTCCAGGTCTTCAACGTTACAGCAACTGGGTATATATCGGACTTGTCACAGTTGCCGTTGCAGTAGAGAGAGGAGACACCGTGTTTATACCAAAGAGCATTTACCTAAACAGGCTGAAGCATTTCAAGGGGATTAACCTACTTATGACTAGTCTTGCTTCAATTTTGTATGCTAGTTGCGACATGGAAAATATTGTTGTCAACATTGCAATTGGTTTCTGTAAATACGGATGACATTTAGTAAACCCTATGTTATATTGTATGCATAAGTTCACCaactatatatttatgtacaggATCGGAGAAGTAATGGAAAACTTTATATATTATTGAAAGACAATGAGTTTACTACATATTACATTAACTACCTTCCTAAAATTACATGTAAATCAAATATCTAAAGAAgcatattgttacacctcgaaaaaattcccattaacgtacagtgaataggctgaCGAAGGataagatgtatatgatgtttggtCAAGTAAGAATTAGTccttaatggtcctaattaatatttcaaagacatttgaagtaggagacgaaagttggtaaggaaagtgaggtatatgtcatgtgtcgagcaagatttacgagtatcgaattgatgatgacttaatgaagttttggagaagagttgtaATGCCCCTtgtattgttaatgaagtgttaaataagtattaagaaggttccataaggatttaagatcaaacaaataaaggaattgagtttatgggaactttggtaaaacttggcaaaattttcggataaaattttggtccacattggtgggggcatatctcctagaatatgaggagtttttgtgtgtttcttttttccaaattgaagttcatcgagtctagtttccaacgcaacaaaccgctcatcaatgtgaggtctgagtaaaaagttatggccattctacgacagactgtctgagcagagaaatcctacggaccatttgacgcccCGTAGGacttttgacggtccgtaggaaatcctacggtccgtaaaatggacccagcccagcgtcaaatggtcacagtgacccatttttgactgggcagttctacggacaattttgacggtccgtaggaatttatacggcccgtcaaaatgggcgtaGAATTACCCGACGGGATCAGATTTCAAGTTATTAAAAGGAGACCCGcattcatttaattcatttcatttttcattccacacaaagtcaagaactctctagaatattctccactcttcacacaagaaatcaaaggaaatcaaagatcaataccaagaaatcaagtgaatcaagtgtaagaaattcatcaaagtccatccaagtcaagaaatcccaagaaaaatgaactagggttttgtgtaaggagagtattaccactcaaggtttattcctacaccatctaaggtaagtttcatgacctttacatgctatttgaagtatttatacgTTGAAACACATGGGTTGTGGAAGAGTGCAataaatgggtcatcaaatggatgaatagtgtcattattgaatagtagtggAATTAAATCATGGAACTgagtatgttgatgatataaatgcgatataaatgacttatagaacatgaaataagcattggatacgaaagaatgcgaaagtgaattttagtcatgaatatggagagttaaagtagaattgtgaaacgcgaattatgtaaatgaatgacgattgttgttggtgatattgtgatgatattacggatgtttgggagttgatatagaaaatggaggaattcatataaacaaaggaaatgttgcccaattttctctagctttaaaaggcccgttcatataattgtgtagctaatgccgatacgaattctcttgaaggtaaaacctgtgcattaaaggacaacgagcaagcaatagaatagtcaaacgacaaaggtatgtgaggctatccctttccttctaaggcatgagtcctatggcatgaatttcctcttttaccataaatgttccatctccaagaaagttaagagccCTCACTcacgaatagctatacgagataagagatatgagatgaatacgataatgatgatagtaagctaaaggctagaaatgctatagtctatgatacgatgctcctaagaagctaatgatgtaatatatgtaatccaatgatattgatcattatgtacactcaccttatgcttgttccttcaaggtgaggcagaatacgtaagaatgctcataacgacatcgggggtccacgaccttacgtcaccccgataaagtatgattcgctaagagtctctatgcatgtattgtaataagtatattgatgtcaagcataccatgatgagttatgataagcatattatgatgagcatgatataatgagcatatgatgatatcacaccgtgcctaaatggccgggcagtcaccgccaaggcgggcagctatacaccatggccagatggcatgggcggtACCACCAgctgggcggcatgagatgatatcccggacgcgggaggcctggacgcaggctaatgctattgctaatattattgattatcacaccgcacctatatggtcgggcagcttatacatttatgcatatacgagatgatgatgagtatTAAAGTAAGCCAGTATGTATGAtatcctttatgattcagtcagttacagattgctccttattgatgcctccttatttcatggatatttcattattgtttatgcttcaaatactcagtacaatattcgtattgacgtccttttcttcggacgccgtgttcatgcccacgtgcAGACATGAGGTGACCCgtactcataggagctagcaccGACTtccgagagcactccattttccagAGGTGCcttgactattcttttggtacatatgtttgtgtatattcattttgggcatgacggggtcctgtcccgtccagatgtctagtattctagtagaggctcgtagatacgcagtgtgggtagtatggtcccatggcttttatgtatatgcatgtatatgtactattttgatagccgaaacgggcttatgtttataaaagtgattatgtttCGAACGATGAGATATTTCTATGAaaatgagcatatagtatgaatgagagcagatacaAAGCAagatgagcggtgttcggtggttagccccggatacccgtcgcggcccgtagttcgggtcgtgacacatatctAAACCAAAATGATAAGATAGATAACTAAATGCGATAATCATCTAACATAGGAGATaaattgttatacctcgcattttgtacatttgaatattccgagttaatggcgggaagataaggacaaggttacaattttgttagaatgtataagttgcgtattcatcgttttattggaatggagcattaagggtaaatttaggataaggagaaattggaggctaaaagttggaaaaataatttcatgaaatggccaaggtgtccatgttggccaattaatttgaGCCATTAAAAAGGGATAGGTGTTTATCTTATATTGCAAGACATGCATATGTGGGCAAGGGTTGACCAAGTCAAGAAGTTATTCATCTTTTACTAcataaggaaatttctagaaaattaaagaaaattggagaaaataaagaGGGGCATAACCggccacctctctctctctctatatatatatatatgtgggcatgtgatgaaaaaaaaacaagacaagtattcatcttttattcctctagaaacatgaagaaagatgaagaaaaaaaaagaaggagaaggcacggccaagagggctggccgaaccaaaTTTACCCATAAAATggatcatgaaaattattttcttcaagttttcatactaaatggaaggtcctctatcatatggagtggttgttggaagaggaaaaccatttgttttgcaaggagcatgtcctagccgagaggaaagattgaagaaaaaaaggtaaggtttcatctctttGTGTGTTGTGGGTGGTTCATGTATGTTGTAGGTTGAAGAAGTGAATGAAGtaaatgaaaatatgtgtgttgcatgttggccaaatatatgtgtggtgttggattgaaatgatgaattaatattatttagtaatttgattgttgagttgtgGATGGTAGTTGTAGCCATATATTGTATTGCATGAGTTGATTTCATCTAgtagtgtggttgttgttgtaatgcataagaaatggatgaaaacttATGAAAACATGCATATAGTTATTGTGGTCGAATGATAGGTGGTTTGGCAAGTCatggtgaattgattctatgtgacattctagttgttgttatgaTAGATTCCATGATGCAAAATGTGGAGTTAATGGTTAGcaatgaagttgtaattgttggtggattatggaagaagttaatgcCACACTAGCGTGGTTTATATAATTGTATGAATAATGTTGATAATGCATGGTGGttgatatggtttatgaatCTAGAATAAGAGAAATGTGTGGTTAATACTTTTGTTGAAGTTGAGGGTTTCGGATGGCATTGGACCATTTTGAATGTTGTGAGGTTGTTAGAAAGGTTGTTGCaattattgttgataatgtggccgagttccattctcgggttgttgttgttgaattgggccgagttagaatctcggggatggcgcatttacaggggaaatgctgccgaaattttggtagacaagtgttactttgagaatttacttcTATAATGCACTAATtactgtttggtaaatgtgacccaattgtagattctggctaatttagagctcgagtttggagtagcggaaaaggcggaaaaggtatgtaaggtttcaccttccttctttggcatgtcttaggcgtattaggtttggatatgggcctcggggacgatcctatttctagaaatccGAAGTTGAATTcgaccactattcattcaatagaattgaattagaaactcTAGGTTTAATCGAAAAAGTAGCTTGAAATATGCAACTTTCACCGACGGCACCGGAATGTCCCGTTAACCTTGCTAGGTAACTTTCTTAAGCCTAGGATTCTAAGGCAAGTATTCCTTCCAGAAATTCGTAAATGTTCTCCAGGATGTCCATATGTTGCAAAGACcaaattttaagaggttgaAAGCCTTTATGCCTGAAACGATGAATATGGCTTTATAATGATAGCAATGACgccaaatatgagaaaatgcctatgacgaatatgtcgacgaTACGTTTCTACCACGAATGTGATAacgtgagacgtgttaaaagcttccataacgttctcattttcaaacgttaggagtaatggttctaaggcatgattttccttcttaaaagtttgcaaatgttttccaaaatattcatttttctccaaaaaccaagtttgatgattttgaaagcttttatgactaaaacgatgaacatgattttatgatgacaagggtgatgccagatatgagaaaatgtctataacgaatacgtcaaggatatgtatatgcacatggggtgggggaagggatacatgggggaatgggaagggaaacatgtttcattgccacctggtcagctggcttatcatcccggacgcgggatgcccggacgcgggatttatgggcgagccggagtatttcggcgctatgtgggcgagccgacgtcgttcggcgctatgacatgatacgctatgatatgacatgatatgctacgctatgacatgatacgctatgatatgacatgatatgctacgctatgacatgatacgctatgatatgacatgatatgctacgctatgacatgatacgctatgatatgacatgatatgctacgctatgacatgatacgctatgatatgatatgatatgatatgatatgatatgatatgatatggtatgatacgctatgatacgatatgatatgatatgatatgatatgacatgacatgatataagttctaCTTCCTATTCCTatgaaaaaagattttttttttaaaaaaaaacaggcACGCGTGGTATCCGGCCaaaaaggcattcacatgtacgggttactctcttacctcattatccgttctatgatcccatgatgtttacATTCATGCTTGATGCTGCTCATTATGTCGCTTtcgtaccttacatactcgcatattccgtaccgacccctttcttcgggggccgcgttcatgccgcgtgtgtacacccAGGCGAGCtgaagacattagcagaaggtgttccagcaagattggcgagctccattttctccggagtgctgccgagtcagtgtatatgtgtgttatggtatctgattatgttagagactttgcagacagagtcgtgtgtataagatgtcagttgtgagcggctctataagccgtcgtattgttgtacatgatattacagatgttgtacggtcgcaagttatgttgttttttccaaaattttcattgcgCATTTATGGCCTGGttaggggcccattatgactacgagtactatgacagtcagagggttcgctcggccccaagtaagggtcgggtgcccatcacaccctatcggtctaagggtgtgacataaatACAATCTACTCTAAGAGACAAACAGCTGGAATAACAAGATAACTACCACTAA contains:
- the LOC132051123 gene encoding PRA1 family protein G2-like translates to MPWDMSSSNQKNTSYTICMSILSIWQLVKYLNLLDKINKLLKPICISYNRMRLILLFFREDPMVVLGHQVSDLVVITGFVVVSVIAVWFTGILNKLMIGLGIGVLVSVIHGGLRNPEGLFVDEDDTVSTGLISNGERG